A segment of the Luteolibacter sp. Y139 genome:
TAGGCGCCCGTCGCAGCGGTGCCGGCGGAGAAGAAGACATCATCTGCGGCGGTGGTCACCGTCGAGAGCGTACCTGCTCCACCCGCAGCGTCCGTATTCCAAAAATTGGAAGTACCCCACGTACCCGTCGGGGTGGCGGTAGTACCGGCTGTGGCTCCGTTGTTATCCCAGTAGAGATTGGTCGCCGCGGCGAATGAGGGGGCGAAGGCCACCACACCCGCATGGATAATGGCGAGCCGGGTCGACGCGCTGCGCAACCAGGAAGATGGGCGTGAGAAAGGATTGGAGGGGGAAAGTGAAGTCGTCCGAGGGTAATGCTTCATAACTCTGTGGGCCTGCGTTGGGTTTCGATTTTCCGGAGCGCCACGGGCACAATGCTCCGCGGCGAGCTCCTGATGAGTCGCTTTGGGTTCGAGGGGTTGGGCTTTTGGCGGCGCGAGATGCGGTCCCGCCAATCGGATAGGGCGGAATTTCTCTTCAGGACCCGACACCTCCCGGTCAAAAAATTTGCATGCAGTGATGCTCCACTCGCTGCCGGCAGTTTCCGTGTCGGGTTTTGGAAGGAATTACCGCCCTAGGACAGGAGGCTTGATCGCTTCTCCATCCGGTCAGCGATCTCCACCCACTCCACGATCGTGATTGCCCAATCCGAATATGTGCACGCCAGTGCCACCTACTCACCCTGCGCTCAACCGGTCGCGGTGGCGGTGATCGGGAAATGCTTCTCCAGCAGCCAAGGGTTGCTGAAAGGCATTTCCGACGATGCCAACTTGCGATGCACCGGCTTCTGGCGAAACGGCATCGATGCCTTCGAGAGTCTGGAGGAAAGTCCTCCCCAAGTGGTCCTGATGGATATCGATTTCCCGGAAGTCCACGGGCTGGTTGCCACTTCGCGGATCAAAGTGCGCTTCCCTTTGATCCAGATTCTCGCGGTCACATCGTCATACGATTCGAACACGATCCTCGCCGCCATCAAGGCAGGAGCTTCCGGCTACGTTCTCAAATCTGCCACTCCTGCCGATGTCGCACGCGCGATCCAGACGGTGTGCAATGGCGGCGCAGCGGTCAGCGCGGAAGTCGCTCAAGGGCTGGTAACGGACTTCCACAATCTGCTTCGCAACCAGATGAGCCCTTCCGAGATCACCCGTCGCGAACGCCATGTGCTGCAGTGCATTTGCAGGGGTTTGAGCAACAAGGAGATCGCCGATGAACTCGATATCACGGTGTGGACCGTCGCGGTTCACCTCAAGAGCATCTACCGGAAGTTCTCCGTTCACTCGCGGACTGAAGCCGCCATGAAATACCGCGATTCTCTCAGTCAGCCAAGGTGCCTCTCGTAAATGGCACGAATCCGTCAGGCCAGGAAAAGCCCTCCACCCGGGTGGTCGAGCAACGCCATTGACGGGAATAGGGAGCGACAAACGCAGGCCGGAACGCATCATTCCAAGCGCGCCTCAACTCAAGCTGGCGCACTCCCGGCAGTGGACGAAATTCGCAAGATCCTGGAAGCCACCCACCTGCCCAGCGGCCGGGTTTCATCGGAGCTGCTGCCTCTGGTCTACGATGAATTGAGGGAACTGGCAGCCAAGCGTCTGTCCGATGAAAGCGGCGAACACACGCTCCAGGCGACGGCACTGGTTCACGAAGCGTGGCTCGCGGTGGCGGGAAATGACGAACGCGTGTGGGACAACCGCCGCCACTTCCTCCGCGCGGCGTCACTGGCCATGCGTCACATCCTCGTCGACCGGGCCCGCGCGAAGGCCAGCCAGAAGCGCGGTAACTATCCCGAGACTCTCACCTTGGAAGGCTTGGACATCGAAGCCGCTTCCATCGACGACCGCGTCTTGCTCGTGGACGAAATGTTGACGCGTCTGGAAGAGGAGGATCCCGAAAGCGTCCGCATCATCACGCTGAAATTTTTCGCTGGTCTCACCAACAAGGAGATCGCCGCGATGGATGGCGTGACCGAGCGCACCGTCGAGCGCTACTGGGCATTCGCAAGGGCCAAGATCTTCCGGATGATCACGCTGAACTTGGAATAGGAGACACCGATGGCAGCACAAATTGACAGGTTGCTATTCGTTGCCGCGTCGAGCATCGCATCGCCCGCCGACCGACGTGCCTTCCTGGAGTTCTCCTGCAATGGAAACACCGCACTGCGCGAATTGATCGAAGAGCTGCTGGAGCTTGAAGGGAACTCGGAGGAGTTCTTCGAGTTCGAGCCAACGATGGATCAAACGGTTCGGCCCGATGGCGAAGAGGAGAGCGGCGTCGGCGCCCGCATCGGCCCCTACCGTCTGATCGACCGGCTCGGCGCAGGCGGTTGCGGGGTCGTATACCTCGCAGAGCAGATGGAGCCCGTGAAGCGCAAGGTGGCGCTGAAGGTGGTCCGCATCGGCATGGATACGGAAAACGTGATTGCCCGCTTCAATATGGAGCGGGAGGCGCTGGCATTGATGGACCACCCGAATATCGCCCGCGTTCTCGATGCCGGTGTCACGGGATCGGGACGGCCGTACTTCGCGATGGAGTTGGTGGATGGAGAGAAGATCACCGAGTATTGCGACCGGAAGCGCTTGGGACTGCGCCATCGCCTGGAGCTATTCGTACAAGTCTGCGAGGCGATCCAGCATGCCCACCAGAAGGGCGTCATCCACCGCGACATCAAGCCCTCTAACATCCTGGTGCGAGACCACGACGGCCGAGCCGTGCCGAAGGTGATCGATTTCGGCATCGCGAAAGCGACCATCGCCAGCAGTGAAGCAGAGGCCACCATCACTCGCTCCGGTCAATTCATGGGCACTCCCGCTTACATGAGTCCCGAGCAGGCCGATGGTGAGGGCGACATCGATACACGCAGTGACATCTACAGCCTCGGAGCCGTACTCTGCGAGTTGCTGCGTGGCTTTCCTCCGTTCGAGCACGAGGAATTCAAGGACCGCGGCGTGGAACAAATTCGCTCGCTGATCCGGGATCAGGAAGTGGGAGTGCCTTCCGCGAAATTGCGAACCATGCCAAAGGAGCGATTGGCAAAGATCGCGCTCCACAGGGCGATCGATCCCCACCGCCTCCCCGCCATCTTGGAAGGTGACCTTGACTGGATCGTGATGAAGGCAATCGAGAAGGACCGCAGCCGTCGCTATGAGATGGCCAGCGGCTTCGCGATGGATGTGCAACGCTACCTTCAGGAGGAAGCGGTCGTCGCCCGCCCTCCAAGCCGCTGGTATCTTTTTTCAAAACTGGTAAGGCGAAACCGTGCTCTCTTCGCCGCGGGCGCGGTCGCGCTCATCGGATTGTTAGGAGGCTTGGGCGTAGCCACCTGGCTGTTCCTTCGTGAAAGTGACGCCCGGCGCGATGCCGAGAAAGCGCGCACCGCCGCGGAAGAATCGAGGGCTCAAGTCGAACTCGCACGGGCCAACGAATCCCGGCTCTACCGGCTAGCACAGTCCGCCGACATCGTCACCCAGGCTGCGGTCTTGATCCGGTACGGAGAAGTGAACGAAGCCGACCAGTTGGTGTCCGGGCTTTCCGTGGATCAGTTTCCGCCGTCCTTGGAATCGGTGAACACGCTGGTAGCCGTTGCAAACTTGAACTTGAAAAACACCCGGTGGAAGCCTGCGGCGGATCGCTTCGATGCGCTGGTTCACGTCCTCGCCAACGTGGACATGAAGGACACCGATGCCAATTCCCGCGAGTGGTTGCCGGCAGCCACCGCACTCAAGGAATGGGGAGATCCCCGGCAATATGCGGAACTTCGCAAGCTTGCCCTGCGCCGCTTCCGCGAATCGACCAATTCCACCGTGGCCGAGCATCTGTTCAAAATCACCCTGCTGGAGCCAACGGATGCCGAAACGCTCCAAAGCCTCGCTTCCGTCGCAGCGATCACCGAAGGAACCGTGGCCGGACCAAACAAGGAGCACGATACCCATCTGGTCGCTTGGCGGCAATTCACGCTCGCACTCTATGCCTATCGACAGGGGCGGCTCGAAGACGCACGGAGCTGGTCAATGAAGGCTTTGGCGGTGAAAGGCAGCCAAACCCGGGATGCGGTGTGCACCGCCATCCTCGCGTTGATCGACCTGCGGTATGGCAGGAGGACCGAAGCACTTGAGGGATTGGAGAAGGTAAGGGAAGATGTCCGGACATGGGAGGCTGGCCCCCTCGATCTCGAAGCAAACCAACGGCTCTATTGGTCAAACTGGGCCATCGCACGGATTCTTCTCGGCGAAGCTGACGCACTGGTTTCCGCAACAGGAATGGAGAGGCTTTCCGGACAATAGCCCCGTAGCGCGTCTTCTTCTCCTCACTCCACCCCTGCTACATTCACCGGACGGTGCGTGTATTCGGCGAAGCTGATCTTTCCATCACCATTGCGGTCCGCCTCGGCGAAGATCGCTTCAAGGATACCAGGACCGATCGGACGCAGGACGGCCGTGAACTCACCGAAGGTCAGATAGCCATTGCCGTCGAAATCGAGCGCATTGAAGGACGACCGATACTCCGCAGCTTCAAGAATACCCATGGCCTTGGGCATCACCGCCGGGGATGTTTTCTTCAGCGAAAACTCGCTGGCCGTAATCAGCCCATTGCGATCCTTGTCGATGCGCTTGAAAGCGCGGGCATGCGATCTCACTGGCCCCGGCCAGTGGGCGGAGAATTCCTCCAAGTCGAGAGCACCATTCCCATCGCCATCCCATGCGCCGTAAGTGACGATACAACCATCGACGATGTCGGCTTGGAGATTCGCGCGCTTTTCCTTGGCCGAAACCTTCGGCCCGGCAGGCACGCCGCTCTGATAGATCACTGGATCAATGTCACCATCCTCCTCAGGGCCACTGCCACCGAAGGTGTAGATCCCGTCGGTCGACTCCGGATCTTCGGGAAGCCCGACGTCCGTGCCTTCATCATCCTCCTCATCCGCGGCACCATCATCGGACTCATCATCAGGCAAGGCAACTGGCTTGGAGGGATCAGAATCGGCCGGCTCGACGGCTTCAACCTTCCCCTCTTGGGCGGAAAGCGGAAGCAGGCTGCTGGCGAAGACTACAGAGCACAGAGCGAGGGAGAATTTCATGAGAGGAGTGAAGCGGCATCCTGCATGACGGGGCTCCACGGAATTCCTTGGAAATTCTTCCAACGGTAATTGTTGCCATATATCGCATCACGATATAATTGCCCGCCGTGACCCGCATTCCCGAGGCCGTCCCGATGGCCGACTCCGACTACACCCGCCTCGCCGATTTCCGCTACATCCTGCGGAACTTCCTGAATTTCAGCGAAAAGTCCGCCGCGACCGAAGGCCTCACGCCTCAGCAACACCAAGCCCTCCTCGCAATCCGCGGGCGGGAGCCCGGCACGACGACCGTAGGAATCCTAGCGGAGCGGCTGTGCCTGAAGCACCACACGGCAGTCGAGCTGGCGCAGCGCTTGGAAAAAGCCGGTCTGGTGGCGAAGCGCCCGTCGGAGACTGACCGCCGGGCGATCATTCTGGAGCTTCTGCCGGAGGGCGAGGCGCGCCTGGACCGCCTTTCCCGCAGTCACCGGACCGAGCTGCAACAGCTCGGCCCCGAATTGATCCGCCATCTTTCCGCGCTCTGCCAGATCCCATGAGTGCTCGTCTTTCCATCTGGCAACGCAGCCGGATTCCCTTGCTCTCCGTGCTGCTGGGAATTGGGGTCACCCTGATCGCAGTCGGCTTGATCGCGCTGATCCGGCTGTGCACGAATCTCGCCTTCCACGGCCATGTCTCCACTGCGGAGGCGGTGCCGAATTTTTCGACGTGGGGAGCCTGGGGCATCCTGGTGCCGGTCATCGGCGGACTGATCATCGGTGTGATGGCCCGCTGGGGTAGCCCCGCGATCCGCGGCCATGGCATCCCGGAGGCAATGCAGGCAATCGGCACCGCGGCCAGCCGCATCCCGGCGCGGGTGGCGATTCTCAAGCCACTGTCGGCAGCGATTTCCATCGGCACCGGCGGCCCCTTCGGCGCGGAGGGCCCGATCATCGCCACCGGCGGAGCGGTGGGTTCTCTGGTAGGCCAGTGGCTGCCCAGCAGCCCGGTGCAGCGCAAGATCTTGCTGGCCGCCGGAGCTGCCGCGGGGATGACCGCCATCTTCGGCACGCCGCTGGCAGCGGTGCTGCTGGCGGTGGAGTTGCTGCTCTTCGAATACCGCGGGCGGAGCTTCCTGCCGGTGGCACTCGCGGCGGGCACGGCGATGGCCCTGCGCTCCTGTTTCCATGAGCCGTTGCCAATGTTCCCGCTGGCTTTCGACCGTGCGCCGGACCTGCCGCTTTCGAGCGGTGCCTTCCTCATTGGTGGCATCTGCGGGCTGCTCGCCGTCATCGTGACCAAGGCCGTCTACGCACTGGAAGACGCCTTCGAGAAATTGCCAGTCCACTGGATGTGGTGGCCCGCCATCGGTGGGCTGGTCGTCGGCGTGATCGGCTGGATCGAGCCGCGGACCTTGGGCGTGGGCTACGATAACCTGCGCGAGCTGTTGGAAGGCAGCCTCGCGGTGAAGGCGATCCTCACCCTGGCCACGCTCAAGTTCCTGTCTTGGTGGGTGGCCCTGAGCAGCGGCACTTCCGGCGGAACGCTGGCCCCGCTCATGACCGTGGGCGGCGCGGTCGGCGCGCTGTGTGCCCACGCCTTGCACGGCATCCCGCTCTATGCAGATTTCCCGATCGGGCTGGGCGTGCTGATTGGCATGGCGGCGACCTTCGCCGGCGCCTCACGCGCTTTCCTCGCCTCGGTCGTGTTCGCCTACGAGGCGAGTCATGCCGCCGGCTCGCTGGGCCCACTGCTTCTCGGCTGCGGTGCCGCGGTGCTGGTCTCCCGCGTGCTGATGCGGGAAACGATCATGACCGAGAAGCTGGCTCGCCGCGGCGTGCGCGTGCCCAGCGACTACGAACCGGATTTCCTCGAATCGATCCCGGTGGGCAAGGCCATGGAAGCCGAGCCACTCAAAGTCGGTCCGGAAGAGACGGTGGCGGAAATCGCCCTGCGCCTCGCGACCCCGGGCACGCCTTGGCATGACGTGCGCCTGATCCCGATCACGGGTCCGGACCAAGCCCTGCTCGGGCTGATCACGCGCGCGGATCTCTTCGCCGCGCTGGAGTCACCGCAGACCACCGTACTTGAAGCGGGCATCCAGCATCCCGTGACGATCCACGCCGAAGACTCACTGGCCGAAGCCGCGGATCGGATGATCCGCCACGGCATCGGCCGGATTCCCGTGGTGGACCGCTCGCCAGCGCCAAAGCTGGTCGGCCTAGTGACGCGCCGCGCTATCCTCGAAGCCAAGCGCTATCATCTCGAACTCGACCGGATGCCGCATCCGTAAAGCTCCATCACAGGACCAGAACCCCGGCCCTGTTAGAAGCTGATCCCGACCTCAAGCTGCAGGCGTTTGTCCGACTCGCCGCCATTGCGCCATTCGCCACTGCCGGTCAGATCGATGAACACACCACCATCGCCAGGCAGCCAGCGCAGGCCGCCTTCCAAGAGCAACGAATCCCGCTCCGGCACATCCGGATCGACGGCGAAGCCCTGGCCCACCGAGGTCTGGTAGATCGCCGAATCCGGCACGATCGGGCGATGGCGCCAGCCCGCGACAAAGTTCGGGAACATCGGCCCCGCCGAAGTATCGAAGCGCCCCCACGCTTGCCAGCCGAGCAGTGTCGTCAGCGACTTGAAATCCCGGCCCGCCATCGCCACACCGCCCACTTCCTGATAGGCCGCGAGACTACCGAAGGAGCCATCGAGCCCAAGCACCGGACCATGCTTCCACGCACCGGCCTCAAACTCACGGGTGAACCAAAACGACAACCGCTGCACCGTGGCATCCTGGTCGGCTTGGTGGAACGTTCCGGCCCCATGACGAAGAAGCTCCTGATCGAAGAACCCGATCTCATAGGCGAGCGCGGCATGGTAGCCGTCCTTCTTCCAATCCAGCGAACCGCCAAACGCCGCGCCCGTCACATCCACGTCGCCAAAGCCATCCACCTCGAGCTTCGAGTCGATCCCGCCGATCGAAAGCGCTGCCTGCCATTCAGGAGTGAGCTGCCAGGTCATGGCAGCACTCGCGCTCCACGATTCGGCGTCGACGCTATTGCCCGTGGACAGGCCCAGATCGAGCAGTCGGAAATCCGCGGAAATCGTGTGGTTCCCCTGCCCCTCCCTGATCTCCGGGCGGCCCGAGGTCGCTCCACCGAGCAGGCTGGGAAGAATGTATGGCTGGAGATTGGCGAGCGACACGCTGCCGAACTCCGGCTGGATAACCGGCTGGCTACCGCCGGGCGAAACCTCGGAATCCCCACTGCCGATGATGCGCCGGCCATCGTCATTCATCGCCAGCATCATTTCACCCGGGCCGCCGTCGTTCATGAAGGGAGCGGACAAGCCCTCATCGGACGTCGCGATCTCCGCCATCGACGACTCGATTCCGACATTGGTGGCAACTTCAGGCAGCTCGGCCAAGCGGCTGCTCACGGGAACTTCCACCGGTGCCGCCGCGACCGGTGGCAACACCGGGCCCGCAAACGCATACGCCGGCTCGTCCGCCATCGCAGGGATTTCCCACGGCAGAAGATCAGGACGCTTGGAGACCGGCACCAGCACAGGTGCCACATGCGCAGGAATCGGCGTGGGAGTTGGAATGACTTCAGCAACCATCGGCTGCGGTTCTTCCACCGGCTGCGGATCTACCTTTTCAACCGGCGTCATCGGAGCCGGAGCCTGCTCGATCCGGGGAGCAATCGTATGATTCTGCTTGGCCACGCTCGAAGCCCGCTCCTGAGACTTCGGCAGCAGCGTCAGCGTCAAAAGCAAGGCGACCATCGCCGCAGCAGCGACCCACGCGATGCGGCGCGGCGCACCGAAGACCACATGGCGAATCCGCGTGCGATCCCACCAGCCCGGCCGGGCCGAGGCGGGCAGCGTCTCCGTCATCCGGTTGCAGAAACGGCGATAGGAAAGAGCCTCCTCGCGCAGCGAGGTATTCACCTCCATTCGGCGCTCCAGCTGTTCGCGCTGGGCCGATGGCATCTCGCCCAGCGCCCATGCCGTCAAATTGTCACCCGCCGCCGCCCCGGTCATCTGGCGGATCAGCTCGCGCCGCTCCTCGTCCTCGAAGGCGATCTCACCGGGATCGAGCGCCTCGGCAAGCAGCGCCGTGAATTCCTCAAGCTCCGCCGCTTCGGTGACGACCGGATTGGAATCCACAGCAGCAAACGCGGCCAGCAGCTTGCTCCGCTGCGCCGACGAGAGCTCGATCTCGCCGGGATCCAGCGCCTCGCAAAGCATCCGCTCAAATTCATCTTCCGGCGCGTCCATCGCGGACACGCCTTCGTCAGCCGGCCGCGACGGCGATAGCTCGCCTCCACCAGGGCCAAATGCCTCGGCAAGCAGCTTTTCGAATTCGTCGTCGGGCGTCCTCATCGTTCGTGCCCTTCCTTGAGCCACTGTTCGCGCAGGTCCTTCACCGCGTGGTGAAGCAGGTAGCCCACGTGGCCTTCGGTGATGCCGGTGACCTCGCTGATTTCGCGATAGCTCAGGCCGGCTTGGAATTTCAGCCGCACCAGCTCCCGCTCACGCTCTGGCAGTGATTCCACCATCCGCAGCAGCGCGGAATTCTTCTCCTCCGTCTCGATCCGCTCGGACGGCGCGGGGATGCCGTCGAAGTCTCGTTCCAAGTGATCATCCTCCAGCGGAACGAGCCGGAATTGCTTGCGGCGGACATCGATCAGGCGATTCCGGCAAACGCTGAACAGCCACGCGGAGAGATTCTGCGGGCGCGCCTTTGTGACTTCGGTGGCCAAGCTGAGAAACGTGTCCTGCACCGCATCCCGCGCCATCTCGCGGTCACCGCATTGCCCCAGGGCGTATTTCAGAAGCGGCTTTTCGTAGCGCTCGAGGGTTTCCAACAACCAGGCGTCGGAGGTCTCGGAGGTCAGGGCAGGCATGGGAAGGGAATGCTGTGGAGAGGGAAACTCCCGCCGCCGGTGTGTGCGTACCGACGGCGGGAGTGTAGGGGCCTTGGAGGGGAAAACGGAAGCTCCTGAATCGGTGCTGGAATGCATGACGGGCACCCCGGGACTTCCTTGGAAATTTCCCGAAAAAATTTCAGGACCGCCCTCAGACCAGCCAAACCCCGGCCAGCGCCACGGCAAAAACACCGAGCGAAATCACCAGCCCGGCCCCGAAAATCAGCAGCCGCCCCCGCCCCAGCGGGCGACCCTGCCGGAAAAGCCCGCGCAGGTAGAGCTCGGCCGCCGGGCCGAGCAGAAAACAGAAATTCGCCCCCATGGCGACCAGCGCCGCCATCACCAGCGCCAGAAAAAACGGCATCCCCTGCTTCCCGACCCAGCTCGCCATCACCCCCAGTCCGGGCACCAGCAGGATCGCATTGTACCAGAGCCGCAGCTTCTCCCAACCCAGCACGATCTCCCGCAACGCCGGCCGCTGGAGATCGTCCGGTTCCGAACCGGCGACAGGCGGGGCGTAGGGATTCTCATTCACGGAAGCAGGGTCAGGCGGCGGAGGTAGTCGAAGGTATAAAGCCCCGTCGAATGCCCGTCAGCCCAGAAAAGCTGGATCGCATAGCCGCCGACCACCTCACTCTTCAGTAACTCGAAGCCGCGCGGGCCGATCTGCTGCACTGGCCGCAGCACCCGGCCCAGTGCATCCGGCTCACCCTGGCAGGCCGCACACGGGCAAGCGCGCCGCAGCAGATCCAGCGGCAGGTAGAGCTCCTCGCCATTGTCGAAAGCAAGGGCGAGTTCAT
Coding sequences within it:
- a CDS encoding response regulator transcription factor; translation: MIAQSEYVHASATYSPCAQPVAVAVIGKCFSSSQGLLKGISDDANLRCTGFWRNGIDAFESLEESPPQVVLMDIDFPEVHGLVATSRIKVRFPLIQILAVTSSYDSNTILAAIKAGASGYVLKSATPADVARAIQTVCNGGAAVSAEVAQGLVTDFHNLLRNQMSPSEITRRERHVLQCICRGLSNKEIADELDITVWTVAVHLKSIYRKFSVHSRTEAAMKYRDSLSQPRCLS
- a CDS encoding ECF-type sigma factor — its product is MDEIRKILEATHLPSGRVSSELLPLVYDELRELAAKRLSDESGEHTLQATALVHEAWLAVAGNDERVWDNRRHFLRAASLAMRHILVDRARAKASQKRGNYPETLTLEGLDIEAASIDDRVLLVDEMLTRLEEEDPESVRIITLKFFAGLTNKEIAAMDGVTERTVERYWAFARAKIFRMITLNLE
- a CDS encoding serine/threonine protein kinase, translating into MAAQIDRLLFVAASSIASPADRRAFLEFSCNGNTALRELIEELLELEGNSEEFFEFEPTMDQTVRPDGEEESGVGARIGPYRLIDRLGAGGCGVVYLAEQMEPVKRKVALKVVRIGMDTENVIARFNMEREALALMDHPNIARVLDAGVTGSGRPYFAMELVDGEKITEYCDRKRLGLRHRLELFVQVCEAIQHAHQKGVIHRDIKPSNILVRDHDGRAVPKVIDFGIAKATIASSEAEATITRSGQFMGTPAYMSPEQADGEGDIDTRSDIYSLGAVLCELLRGFPPFEHEEFKDRGVEQIRSLIRDQEVGVPSAKLRTMPKERLAKIALHRAIDPHRLPAILEGDLDWIVMKAIEKDRSRRYEMASGFAMDVQRYLQEEAVVARPPSRWYLFSKLVRRNRALFAAGAVALIGLLGGLGVATWLFLRESDARRDAEKARTAAEESRAQVELARANESRLYRLAQSADIVTQAAVLIRYGEVNEADQLVSGLSVDQFPPSLESVNTLVAVANLNLKNTRWKPAADRFDALVHVLANVDMKDTDANSREWLPAATALKEWGDPRQYAELRKLALRRFRESTNSTVAEHLFKITLLEPTDAETLQSLASVAAITEGTVAGPNKEHDTHLVAWRQFTLALYAYRQGRLEDARSWSMKALAVKGSQTRDAVCTAILALIDLRYGRRTEALEGLEKVREDVRTWEAGPLDLEANQRLYWSNWAIARILLGEADALVSATGMERLSGQ
- a CDS encoding EF-hand domain-containing protein, yielding MKFSLALCSVVFASSLLPLSAQEGKVEAVEPADSDPSKPVALPDDESDDGAADEEDDEGTDVGLPEDPESTDGIYTFGGSGPEEDGDIDPVIYQSGVPAGPKVSAKEKRANLQADIVDGCIVTYGAWDGDGNGALDLEEFSAHWPGPVRSHARAFKRIDKDRNGLITASEFSLKKTSPAVMPKAMGILEAAEYRSSFNALDFDGNGYLTFGEFTAVLRPIGPGILEAIFAEADRNGDGKISFAEYTHRPVNVAGVE
- a CDS encoding MarR family winged helix-turn-helix transcriptional regulator; this translates as MTRIPEAVPMADSDYTRLADFRYILRNFLNFSEKSAATEGLTPQQHQALLAIRGREPGTTTVGILAERLCLKHHTAVELAQRLEKAGLVAKRPSETDRRAIILELLPEGEARLDRLSRSHRTELQQLGPELIRHLSALCQIP
- a CDS encoding chloride channel protein is translated as MSARLSIWQRSRIPLLSVLLGIGVTLIAVGLIALIRLCTNLAFHGHVSTAEAVPNFSTWGAWGILVPVIGGLIIGVMARWGSPAIRGHGIPEAMQAIGTAASRIPARVAILKPLSAAISIGTGGPFGAEGPIIATGGAVGSLVGQWLPSSPVQRKILLAAGAAAGMTAIFGTPLAAVLLAVELLLFEYRGRSFLPVALAAGTAMALRSCFHEPLPMFPLAFDRAPDLPLSSGAFLIGGICGLLAVIVTKAVYALEDAFEKLPVHWMWWPAIGGLVVGVIGWIEPRTLGVGYDNLRELLEGSLAVKAILTLATLKFLSWWVALSSGTSGGTLAPLMTVGGAVGALCAHALHGIPLYADFPIGLGVLIGMAATFAGASRAFLASVVFAYEASHAAGSLGPLLLGCGAAVLVSRVLMRETIMTEKLARRGVRVPSDYEPDFLESIPVGKAMEAEPLKVGPEETVAEIALRLATPGTPWHDVRLIPITGPDQALLGLITRADLFAALESPQTTVLEAGIQHPVTIHAEDSLAEAADRMIRHGIGRIPVVDRSPAPKLVGLVTRRAILEAKRYHLELDRMPHP
- a CDS encoding autotransporter outer membrane beta-barrel domain-containing protein translates to MRTPDDEFEKLLAEAFGPGGGELSPSRPADEGVSAMDAPEDEFERMLCEALDPGEIELSSAQRSKLLAAFAAVDSNPVVTEAAELEEFTALLAEALDPGEIAFEDEERRELIRQMTGAAAGDNLTAWALGEMPSAQREQLERRMEVNTSLREEALSYRRFCNRMTETLPASARPGWWDRTRIRHVVFGAPRRIAWVAAAAMVALLLTLTLLPKSQERASSVAKQNHTIAPRIEQAPAPMTPVEKVDPQPVEEPQPMVAEVIPTPTPIPAHVAPVLVPVSKRPDLLPWEIPAMADEPAYAFAGPVLPPVAAAPVEVPVSSRLAELPEVATNVGIESSMAEIATSDEGLSAPFMNDGGPGEMMLAMNDDGRRIIGSGDSEVSPGGSQPVIQPEFGSVSLANLQPYILPSLLGGATSGRPEIREGQGNHTISADFRLLDLGLSTGNSVDAESWSASAAMTWQLTPEWQAALSIGGIDSKLEVDGFGDVDVTGAAFGGSLDWKKDGYHAALAYEIGFFDQELLRHGAGTFHQADQDATVQRLSFWFTREFEAGAWKHGPVLGLDGSFGSLAAYQEVGGVAMAGRDFKSLTTLLGWQAWGRFDTSAGPMFPNFVAGWRHRPIVPDSAIYQTSVGQGFAVDPDVPERDSLLLEGGLRWLPGDGGVFIDLTGSGEWRNGGESDKRLQLEVGISF
- a CDS encoding RNA polymerase sigma factor, with protein sequence MPALTSETSDAWLLETLERYEKPLLKYALGQCGDREMARDAVQDTFLSLATEVTKARPQNLSAWLFSVCRNRLIDVRRKQFRLVPLEDDHLERDFDGIPAPSERIETEEKNSALLRMVESLPERERELVRLKFQAGLSYREISEVTGITEGHVGYLLHHAVKDLREQWLKEGHER
- a CDS encoding DUF971 domain-containing protein, producing MSLLQNVIVIGNELALAFDNGEELYLPLDLLRRACPCAACQGEPDALGRVLRPVQQIGPRGFELLKSEVVGGYAIQLFWADGHSTGLYTFDYLRRLTLLP